A DNA window from Deltaproteobacteria bacterium contains the following coding sequences:
- a CDS encoding acyl-CoA dehydrogenase encodes MDFQLNEEHTMIRQMAKDFCDTEIAPKASALDEKAEFPTENIKKMAEVGFMGMMCPQEFGGSGLDMLSYVLVLEEISAACASTAVTMSVNNSLYIGPILKFGTEEQKKKHIPDFAQGKKLGAYALSEPVSGSDAAALITTATVKGDKYILNGTKNFITNGPHADAMILFATLDKSKRHKGITAFLVEKNFKGYSVGKVEKKLGIRGSSTSSIILGDCEVPAANRLGQDGEGFRIAMNTLDSGRVGIATQALGIGRAAYDFARKYATEREAFGQTISHFQLIQQKLADMAVSLDAARLLIWRAAWLRDKGLPFTKEAAMAKLFASEAATSVTKDAVQVLGGYGYMREYPVERHFRDAKITEIYEGTSEIQRLVIAREVLREISS; translated from the coding sequence ATGGACTTTCAATTAAATGAAGAACACACAATGATTCGCCAGATGGCGAAGGATTTTTGCGACACAGAGATTGCACCGAAGGCATCAGCGCTCGATGAAAAAGCGGAATTTCCGACGGAGAATATCAAAAAAATGGCCGAGGTTGGATTCATGGGGATGATGTGTCCTCAGGAATTCGGCGGTTCCGGTCTCGATATGCTCTCGTATGTTTTGGTGCTCGAAGAAATTTCGGCCGCTTGCGCCTCCACCGCCGTGACCATGTCCGTCAACAATTCTCTCTACATTGGTCCCATTCTCAAATTTGGAACGGAAGAACAGAAGAAAAAACATATTCCGGATTTTGCTCAGGGGAAAAAACTCGGGGCCTATGCCTTATCAGAGCCAGTTTCCGGTTCTGATGCGGCGGCTCTTATCACCACGGCCACGGTCAAAGGGGACAAATATATTTTAAATGGAACCAAAAATTTTATCACGAACGGCCCTCATGCCGACGCCATGATACTCTTCGCAACGCTGGACAAATCAAAACGTCATAAGGGGATTACCGCTTTTCTCGTTGAGAAAAATTTCAAAGGTTATTCGGTGGGAAAAGTGGAAAAGAAACTCGGCATCCGCGGTTCCTCCACATCTTCCATTATATTGGGAGATTGCGAAGTGCCCGCGGCCAATCGTCTCGGTCAGGACGGCGAGGGTTTCAGAATTGCCATGAACACACTGGATAGCGGACGCGTAGGTATTGCCACACAGGCGCTGGGAATCGGGCGCGCGGCGTATGATTTCGCACGCAAGTATGCCACCGAAAGAGAAGCCTTCGGTCAAACCATTTCTCATTTTCAATTGATCCAACAAAAATTGGCCGACATGGCCGTATCACTCGATGCCGCTCGCTTGCTGATCTGGCGCGCGGCATGGCTCCGCGACAAAGGATTACCCTTCACAAAAGAAGCCGCCATGGCAAAACTTTTTGCTTCCGAAGCCGCCACCTCCGTCACCAAAGACGCGGTGCAGGTGCTTGGCGGTTACGGTTACATGCGCGAATATCCCGTGGAACGCCACTTTCGCGATGCCAAGATCACCGAAATTTATGAAGGCACCAGTGAAATCCAACGCCTCGTGATTGCCAGAGAGGTGTTGAGGGAGATAAGTTCTTAG